From the Perognathus longimembris pacificus isolate PPM17 chromosome 9, ASM2315922v1, whole genome shotgun sequence genome, one window contains:
- the Gja1 gene encoding gap junction alpha-1 protein translates to MGDWSALGKLLDKVQAYSTAGGKVWLSVLFIFRILLLGTAVESAWGDEQSAFRCNTQQPGCENVCYDKSFPISHVRFWVLQIIFVSVPTLLYLAHVFYVMRKEEKLNKKEEELKVAQTDGMNVEMHLKQIEIKKFKYGIEEHGKVKMRGGLLRTYIISILFKSVFEVAFLLIQWYIYGFSLSAVYTCKRDPCPHQVDCFLSRPTEKTIFIIFMLVVSLVSLALNIIELFYVFFKGVKDRVKGRNDPYHPNAGRLSPSKDCGSPKYAYFNGCSSPTAPLSPMSPPGYKLISGDRNNSSCRNYNKQASEQNWANYSAEQNRMGQAGSTISNSHAQPFDFPDDNQNSKKVTAALELQPLAMVDQRPSSRPSSRTSSRPRPDDLEI, encoded by the coding sequence ATGGGTGACTGGAGCGCCTTAGGGAAACTTCTGGACAAAGTCCAAGCCTACTCCACAGCTGGAGGGAAGGTGTGGCTGTCTGTGCTCTTCATTTTCCGCATCCTGTTATTGGGGACAGCAGTTGAGTCTGCTTGGGGCGACGAGCAATCTGCCTTTCGATGCAACACTCAACAGCCTGGCTGTGAGAACGTGTGCTACGACAAGTCTTTCCCCATCTCCCATGTGCGCTTCTGGGTCCTGCAGATCATATTCGTGTCTGTACCGACCCTGCTGTACCTGGCACATGTGTTCTATGTGATGCGAAAGGAAGAGAAACTaaacaagaaagaggaagagctCAAAGTGGCCCAAACAGATGGCATGAACGTGGAGATGCACTTGAAGCAGATTGAAATCAAGAAGTTCAAGTATGGCATTGAGGAGCACGGCAAGGTGAAGATGCGCGGGGGGCTGCTGCGCACCTATATTATCAGCATTCTCTTCAAGTCAGTCTTCGAGGTGGCCTTCCTGCTCATCCAGTGGTACATCTATGGCTTCAGCTTGAGTGCCGTCTACACATGCAAGAGAGACCCCTGCCCGCATCAGGTGGACTGCTTCCTCTCACGCCCCACCGAAAAaaccatcttcatcatcttcatgcTGGTGGTGTCCCTGGTGTCTCTCGCCTTGAACATCATCGAGCTCTTCTATGTGTTCTTCAAGGGGGTGAAGGATCGGGTGAAGGGAAGGAACGACCCCTACCACCCCAACGCTGGCAGGCTGAGTCCCTCCAAAGACTGTGGATCTCCAAAATACGCTTATTTTAATGGCTGCTCCTCACCAACCGCCCCTCTCTCGCCCATGTCTCCTCCTGGCTACAAGCTGATTTCTGGTGACAGAAACAATTCCTCTTGTCGCAATTACAACAAACAGGCCAGCGAGCAAAACTGGGCCAATTACAGCGCAGAACAAAATCGCATGGGACAGGCAGGGAGCACCATCTCCAACTCCCACGCCCAGCCTTTCGATTTCCCCGACGACAACCAGAATTCTAAAAAAGTGACAGCCGCACTGGAACTACAGCCACTAGCCATGGTGGACCAGCGACCTTCAAGCCGACCCAGCAGCCGCACTAGCAGCAGACCTCGGCCGGATGACCTGGAGATCTAG
- the LOC125357703 gene encoding mitochondrial translation release factor in rescue-like, producing the protein MSTWALWRFPAPLTRTCTAPQGLGLWEMLALLSLGMGPTTVQVAGKKGCSVLHSLDENELEEQFVKGHGPGGQATNKTSNCVVLKHMPSGIVVKCHQTRSVDQNRKLARKILQEKVDVFYNGEKSLVHKEKRETEKKKQERKKRAKEILEKRNY; encoded by the coding sequence ATGAGCACCTGGGCTTTGTGGCGTTTTCCTGCACCACTGACTAGAACATGCACAGCACCACAGGGACTTGGGCTGTGGGAGATGCTGGCACTGCTGTCCCTAGGAATGGGCCCCACTACAGTGCAAGTGGCAGGCAAGAAGGGCTGCTCAGTGCTGCATTCCCTGGATGAGAATGAACTGGAAGAGCAGTTTGTGAAGGGACATGGTCCAGGGGGCCAAGCCACCAACAAAACCAGCAACTGTGTGGTGCTGAAGCACATGCCTTCCGGTATCGTGGTCAAGTGCCACCAGACAAGATCTGTTGATCAAAACAGAAAGCTAGCTCGGAAAATCCTACAAGAAAAAGTGGATGTTTTCTACAATGGTGAAAAGAGCCTTGTTCACAAAGAAAAacgagagacagagaagaaaaagcaagaaaggaaaaaaagagcaaaggaaattctagaaaaaagaaattactga